AGTTTCAATTCCATTTTTCTCCCCCTACGCCAGGATTCCTTTTTCCACTGAATGTGTTACACTGTCCCCCATGAGCTACTATTTCCTCACCTATCTTGGCGTCGTCGGCCTCAGCGGTGCCATTATCCTGTGGTGGGTTCGCAGTCGTGTACGCGCCATTGAAGATCAGCGCGCCACCCGCGTCGAAGACTTCCACCGTTTTGACGCCGTGCGCACCACCTCCCCCCATAAAAACCCTGTGCAGAAGGCGCGCAGCCGCGCCCTGGAAAGCATCGCCAACCGCTTTACCATCATCCGGCGCGTCCTGGTCGTCGGTATCTTCCTGGTATGGATCCTGGCGCTCATACTCCCCTTCCTGGGGCTGGTACCCGCCGCGGTTGTCTCCACCTTTGCCGCCGCCTTTGCCGTCATCCTTGGTATCGCCGCCAAGACCTTCGTGCAGAACTTCATCGCCGGCGTCGTCATCTCCTTTTCCAACCAGCTGCGCATCGGTGACACCGTCATCATGGACGGCAACTACGGCACCGTGGAAGATATCTCCATCACCCACACCGTCGTCAAAATCTGGGACTGGCGCCGCTACATTATCCCCAACAGCCGCATGCTGGAAAAAGAGTTCATCAACTACACCATCACCGACAGCTATATCTGGGCCCACATTGAATTCTGGGTCTCCTACGAAGCCGACCTGGAAGTGGTGGAAAAGGTGGCCCTGGAAATCGCCGAGCACAACCCCTACTCCTGCAAGGTGGAGCCGCCGAGTTTCTGGTATATGGGGCTCGACAAAGAGGGCGTCAAGTGCTGGCTGGCGGCCTGGGCCTCCCACCCTTCCGACGCCTGGAACCTGCGCTCCAACATGCGCTCTCAGCTGAAAAAAGAGCTGGAAGTTCTGGGTATTCACACCCACTTCCACCGTCACATGTGGGTGCCGGATGCCGGCCCGCAAACTGATCCCGCAGGCCAGCCGCATGGCAGTTCTGCATCAGTGGAAAAACCTATAATTTACACGGGATAGCCAGAGTTCATGCCATGGGCAAAACCCAGTGAACCTCCAGCGAAATCCATTGAGCCCGTGAGAGTTTCGTGGTAAAAATCCCTCTTCATTCCATCACCAGGATTTCCCGGAATAACCGTACAGTACATCAAATGGAGACAGCACCATGGAAAAGCGCGAAAAGCTCTACGAAGGCAAAGCCAAGATTCTCTACGCCACCGATGACCCCAACCTGATCATCCAGTACTTCAAGGATGACGCCACCGCATTCAATGCCGAAAAAAAGGGCACCATCATCAACAAGGGAATCATGAACAACCGCACCAGTGAAATCATCTTCAATTTCCTGGAGAACCATGGCGTCCCCACCCATTTTGTCAAAAAGCTCAACGACCGCGAAATGCTCTGCAAGAAGGTGCAGATCATCCCTGTGGAAGTCATCACCCGTAATATCGTGGCCGGTTCCCTGGCCAAGCGCCTGGGAAGCGAAGAGGGCGTTCCCCTGGCCAAGCCCGTGGTGGAACACTGCTACAAGAGCGACGCCCTGGGCGACCCCTTCATCAACATCTACCACATCGACGCCATGGGCTGGGCCACCCGCGAACAGATGGCCACTATTGACGAGCTGTCCCTGAAAATCAACGCTCTGCTGGTCAACTACTACCGCGATATCAATATTAAGCTGGTGGACATGAAGCTGGAGTTTGGCGTGCACAAAGGCCAGATCATCCTGGCTGACGAAATGTGCCCCGACACCAGTCGCCTGTGGGACGCCACCACCAACGAGAAGATGGATAAAGACCGCTTTCGCCGCGACCTGGGTAAAATCGAGGAATCCTACGCTGAAGTGGTGCGCCGCATCGAAAGCCGGGGTAACAAGTAATGCTGGCTCGCGTCTATGTTACCCTGAAAAATGGCGTCCTGGATCCCCAGGGCAAGGCTATTCTCGGCTCCCTGCAGGATCTGGGATTTGAAGATGCCTCCGACGTGCGCGTCGGCAAATACATCGAAGTCCAGGTGGACGCCACCAGCGCCAGCGCCGCCAAAGAGCGGGTGGCCCAGATGTGCCAGAAGCTGCTGGCCAACACCGTCATTGAAAACTACCGCATTGAAGTGACGGAGGAATCATGAATGTTGGCGTAGTGGTCTTCCCCGGCTCCAACTGCGACCACGACTGTGACTATGCCGCCACCCTGGCCGGTGCCAATACCCGCTTTATCTGGCACAAGGAAGGCTCGGTGGGCAACGTGGACGCCATCATCCTGCCCGGTGGCTTCAGCTACGGCGACTACCTGCGCTGTGGCGCCATTGCCAAGAACAGCCCCGTCATGGCCGACGTCATCCGCTTCGCCTCGGAAGGACGCCCCGTCATCGGCATCTGCAACGGTTTCCAGATTCTGCTGGAAAGTGGCCTGCTGCCCGGAGCCCTCATGTGCAACAACACCCTCAGATTTCTTTGCAGAAATACCAGCCTGCGAGTGGAAACCACGCGCACCCCCTTCACCCGCAAGTACCGCCAGAGCCAGGTGATCAACGTGCCCGTGGCCCATCACGACGGCAGCTACTACGCCGATGAGCATACCCTGCAGTACCTGGACGCCCACGACATGGTGGTCTTCCGCTACCAGGACAATCCCAACGGCTCCCTGGGCGACATCGCCGGCATCTGCAACGAAAAGGGCAATGTGCTGGGCATGATGCCCCACCCCGAGCGCGTCGTCTCCCCCGAGCTGGGCGGCACCGATGGCGCGCCCCTCTTTGAATCCCTCCTTGAATATGTGGTGAGCCTATGAGTGCCCAGGAAAAAACCGTCAGCGTTGAGCTGGCCATGGAATTCGGCCTGAGCCGCGAAGAGTACGACAAGATACTCCAGATCATGGGACGCACGCCCACCCTCACCGAGCTGGGTATCTTCAGCGTCATGTGGAGCGAGCACTGCTCCTATAAATCCAGCCGCATCCACCTCAAGGGCTTCCCCACCGAAGCTCCCTGGGTGGTACAGGGCCCCGGCGAAAACGCCGGCGTCATTGACATCGGCGACGACGAGTGCGTGGCCTTCAAAATCGAGTCCCACAACCATCCCTCGTTCATCGAACCCCTGCAGGGCGCAGCCACCGGCGTGGGCGGCATTCTGCGCGACGTCTTCACCATGGGTGCGCGCCCCATCGCCGCCATGAACTCCCTGCGCTTTGGCGAGCTGGATAACCCCAAAAACCGTTACCTCTTCAGCGGCGTGGTCAAGGGTATCGGCTGGTACGGCAACTGTTTCGGCGTTCCCACTGTGGGCGGCGAAGTGTACTTTGACGACCAGTACAGCACCAACCCCCTGGTCAACGCCTTTGCCCTGGGGTACGTGAAAAAGGACAAAATCTTCCTGGGCCGCGCCGACGGCGTGGGCAACCCCGTCATGTACGTGGGCGCCAAAACCGGTCGCGATGGCATCCATGGCGCCACCATGGCCTCCGCCGACTTTGACGAGAACTCCGAGGAGAAGCGCCCCACGGTTCAGGTGGGTGACCCCTTCACGGAAAAACTCCTGCTGGAAGCCTGCCTGGAGCTGATGCAGACCGATCATATTATCGGCATCCAGGACATGGGCGCCGCCGGACTCACCTCCAGCTCCTTTGAAATGGCCGACCGCGCCGGTATGGGCATTGAAATGTGGCTCGACAACATCCCCTGCCGCGAAGAGGGTATGACCCCCTACGAGATGATGCTCTCCGAGTCCCAGGAGCGCATGCTCATGGTGGTGCGCCAGGGCAGCGAAGACGCCGTCAAGGCCATCTTCGCCAAGTGGGATCTGGACGCCGAAGTGGTGGGCCGCGTCACCGACGATGGCCGCATGCGCATCATCTGGCAGGGCCAGACCATGGCCGACCTGGAAATCAAACCCCTGGTGGAAGCTGCCCCCATCTACGACCGCCCCTACAAGCGCGGGGCCTATCTGGATGAGGTGCAGAGCTTCGACTTTAACACCATCCACGCTCCCGCTGACCTCTCCGATACCCTGCTGCGCCTGCTGGGCTCTCCCACCATCGCCTCCAAGGAGTGGGTCTACCAGCAGTACGACCACCAGGTTCGCACCAACACCGTCATTCTGCCCGGCTCCGATGCCGCCCTCGTGCGCATCAAGGGCGGCAAGAAGGGCGTAGCCATGACCACCGACTGCAACAGCCGCTTCTGCTACCTCAACCCCTATGAGGGCGGCAAGGCCACGGTCGCCGAAGGCGCGCGCAATATCGCCTGCTCCGGTGCCAAACCACTGGCCATCTCCGACTGCCTCAACTTCGGCAACCCCCAAAAGCCCGAAACCATGTACCAGTTTGTGGAGTGCGTGCGGGGCATCAAGGACGCCTGCCGCGAGCTGAACATTCCCGTCATCAGCGGCAACGTCTCCCTCTACAACGAAACTTCCGGAAAGGGAGCCGTCTACCCCACCCCCACCGTCTCCACCGTAGGACTGATCGAAGACATTGACCTGCGCCTTACCCAGGACTTCAAACAGGCCGGTGACCACATCTTCCTGCTGGGAGCCACCCGCGAGGAGCTGGGCGGCAGCGAATACCTGAAGGTCATCCACGGCCTTATCACCGGTGACGCACCCCATGTGGACCTGAAAGAAGCCCGCGCCCTGGTGGAAGTGCTGCAGCAGCTGGCCAGGCTTCGACTCCTGCAAAGCGCCCACGACTGCAGCGAGGGTGGACTGGCCGTAGCCCTGGCGGAGTGTTCCCTGAGCTCCCGGCAGCGCATTGGCTTCAGCGCCAGCCTGAGCCCCAGCATGCGCACTGACGCCCTGCTCTTCGGGGAAAGCCACTCCCGCGCCGTCGTCAGCGTCAGCCCTGAAAAACTCACCGCCTTCCGCGAAACCGTGGGCAAGCAGATTGCGTGCGTCCATATCGGCGTCGTTGGCGGCGACTCCATGAATATCCGCGTCGGCGAAGTTCCCATGATAAGTGTTCCCATGGAAAAAGCCTTGTACGCTTACAAGTACGCCATCCGCGATCTGATGGAGCATTAAAAACGTTCCATTGCGCATAACATCCACAGCACCTCCCGGGTAATCGCGGGAGGTGCTGTTTTTTTTGCCACGTTCTCCTTTAACCCCTTGATGGGGGAAGCCGATTTGAGTTGAGAAAATTTCATTCCCTTGCGATAATGGCACAAAGGTAACACTGCGCTGGTATCAATCATGTTGTCACTCATTAGCCTGTTTTCAGGAGAGATCTTCGACAATACCGCCTGAATCCTACAGAGCAAGAGTTTGCAATGCGCTTTTCCTCCCTCCGACAGCCCTTTACACGGAGACGCCTGGTGCTGCTATGAATCCTCAAAACAACCCACACTCACCCATATCGCGTCAACCTGACGCCGTGATAATCCCGGAGACCAACTACCAGGCTTTCCTGAAAGTTTTGCTACAGGGGGATCGCTCTTCCTGCCACACCCAGGTAGAGAGCATGCTGAGACAGGACACACCTATACGAGCCATCTATGTTGAGCTCTTTCAGCGTGCGCTTTATGAGGTCGGTGCCCTGTGGGAAACCAACCGCATTTCCGTTGCCGTTGAGCATCTGGCTACTGCAATTGTGGAAAGCCTTCTCGGCAC
This portion of the Desulfurispirillum indicum S5 genome encodes:
- a CDS encoding mechanosensitive ion channel family protein, which gives rise to MSYYFLTYLGVVGLSGAIILWWVRSRVRAIEDQRATRVEDFHRFDAVRTTSPHKNPVQKARSRALESIANRFTIIRRVLVVGIFLVWILALILPFLGLVPAAVVSTFAAAFAVILGIAAKTFVQNFIAGVVISFSNQLRIGDTVIMDGNYGTVEDISITHTVVKIWDWRRYIIPNSRMLEKEFINYTITDSYIWAHIEFWVSYEADLEVVEKVALEIAEHNPYSCKVEPPSFWYMGLDKEGVKCWLAAWASHPSDAWNLRSNMRSQLKKELEVLGIHTHFHRHMWVPDAGPQTDPAGQPHGSSASVEKPIIYTG
- the purC gene encoding phosphoribosylaminoimidazolesuccinocarboxamide synthase encodes the protein MEKREKLYEGKAKILYATDDPNLIIQYFKDDATAFNAEKKGTIINKGIMNNRTSEIIFNFLENHGVPTHFVKKLNDREMLCKKVQIIPVEVITRNIVAGSLAKRLGSEEGVPLAKPVVEHCYKSDALGDPFINIYHIDAMGWATREQMATIDELSLKINALLVNYYRDINIKLVDMKLEFGVHKGQIILADEMCPDTSRLWDATTNEKMDKDRFRRDLGKIEESYAEVVRRIESRGNK
- the purS gene encoding phosphoribosylformylglycinamidine synthase subunit PurS — encoded protein: MLARVYVTLKNGVLDPQGKAILGSLQDLGFEDASDVRVGKYIEVQVDATSASAAKERVAQMCQKLLANTVIENYRIEVTEES
- the purQ gene encoding phosphoribosylformylglycinamidine synthase subunit PurQ; this encodes MNVGVVVFPGSNCDHDCDYAATLAGANTRFIWHKEGSVGNVDAIILPGGFSYGDYLRCGAIAKNSPVMADVIRFASEGRPVIGICNGFQILLESGLLPGALMCNNTLRFLCRNTSLRVETTRTPFTRKYRQSQVINVPVAHHDGSYYADEHTLQYLDAHDMVVFRYQDNPNGSLGDIAGICNEKGNVLGMMPHPERVVSPELGGTDGAPLFESLLEYVVSL
- the purL gene encoding phosphoribosylformylglycinamidine synthase subunit PurL codes for the protein MSAQEKTVSVELAMEFGLSREEYDKILQIMGRTPTLTELGIFSVMWSEHCSYKSSRIHLKGFPTEAPWVVQGPGENAGVIDIGDDECVAFKIESHNHPSFIEPLQGAATGVGGILRDVFTMGARPIAAMNSLRFGELDNPKNRYLFSGVVKGIGWYGNCFGVPTVGGEVYFDDQYSTNPLVNAFALGYVKKDKIFLGRADGVGNPVMYVGAKTGRDGIHGATMASADFDENSEEKRPTVQVGDPFTEKLLLEACLELMQTDHIIGIQDMGAAGLTSSSFEMADRAGMGIEMWLDNIPCREEGMTPYEMMLSESQERMLMVVRQGSEDAVKAIFAKWDLDAEVVGRVTDDGRMRIIWQGQTMADLEIKPLVEAAPIYDRPYKRGAYLDEVQSFDFNTIHAPADLSDTLLRLLGSPTIASKEWVYQQYDHQVRTNTVILPGSDAALVRIKGGKKGVAMTTDCNSRFCYLNPYEGGKATVAEGARNIACSGAKPLAISDCLNFGNPQKPETMYQFVECVRGIKDACRELNIPVISGNVSLYNETSGKGAVYPTPTVSTVGLIEDIDLRLTQDFKQAGDHIFLLGATREELGGSEYLKVIHGLITGDAPHVDLKEARALVEVLQQLARLRLLQSAHDCSEGGLAVALAECSLSSRQRIGFSASLSPSMRTDALLFGESHSRAVVSVSPEKLTAFRETVGKQIACVHIGVVGGDSMNIRVGEVPMISVPMEKALYAYKYAIRDLMEH